CGACCTGGCGCGCCCGCAGCCCGGCCGCCTGGCGTCGGGTCCGCTCCGGGTCGCCGTCGGTGTTGGCGACGACGACGGTGTAACCGGCCTGCGAGGCCGTGTCCTCTATCCCGCGCAGTATGGGCGGGAAGAGCGGGTCGGCGATGTCGGGGACGAGTACGCCCAGGGAGTGGGTACGGCTCGTCTTCAGGCTCCGTGCGAGGGAGTTGGGAATGTAGCCGAGCCGCTCGGCGGCCTCCTGGACCCGCTGGGCCGTGGCCGCGTTCACCAGATGGGCCATGTCCGGATTCATCGCGCGCGAGGCGGTGCCGGGGTGAACACCGGCCATCCGGGCGACGTCCCGCAGGGTCGCGGTCACGGCAGCACTCCTAGAACGTGTCGGCCCGGCACGGCGGCTCGGGCGGGGCGGACGGTCGACGCGCACGCCCGGCGGGCGCGCTCCGCCGACCGGCGTGCGGCACATGTCCAAGGAGTTGATCTCCTCCGCATGCCGGACAAGCATGGCCGCTCAGCGCGACACCGAGGCACTCAGGGCCCGTAGGTGGCCGGTTGCGATTCCTCCGTGGCCGGTTGCCATTGGTCCAACCCGGTTCGTGACCCTTTCCGCGGCCCTGACCACGGCAGGAAGCCCTCTCCCTCCACGACCGGAGGCTTCCCTTCCACCCTCGGCATACTTGGCATATGACCAGCCACGAACCCCCCACGCCCGACGAGCAGCCCATAACACCCGCTCCGAACCGGGCCTCCGACCAAGCCCCCGACCAAGCCCCCAACCACCTCGCCCTCGGACTGTCCCTGGGGCTCATGCTCGGCGCGGCGCTCGGACTCAGCCTCGGCATGCTGCTCTTCGACGACACCGCCCTCGGCCTGGCCATGGGTCTGCCGCTCGGCCTGCTGGTCGGCGTCGCGTACGGCTACATGGCACCGGGCGGCACGAACGACCCGAACGGCACTAACGGCCCAGCGGCTACGGGGAGTTCAGGGCCCACAGCCTCCGAGCCGCAGCACGGCTCACCCTCAGACACCGACCGGGACTGACCCACCCGGGGCCGGGTGCGAGGCGCGCGGGCGTGCACGCGGCGGCCGGGACAGCACGGTGCCTGATCATCCTCGGCCACCGGGCCCGGCCCGCCGTGCACTCCATTCGCATTACTTATCGTGTCGTCCCCCGATTGCACCGTGACCGTCGGTGACAGCGCGCGTTACACGGGAGTACGCCCGCGCAGTGCGGCGTACTCGTCAGGGTCAATCAAGATCAAAGGAGTACGAGATGTCCCGCTTCGCGAAGGCAGCCGCAGTCGCTCTCGGCACCGGTGCGGTCGTGGTCTCGGGCGCCGGTCTGGCAGTGGCCGACGCGGGTGCCGCGGCCAGCGCCAAGAACTCGCCCGGCGTCATTTCGGGCAACGTCGTCCAGGTTCCGATCAACATCCCGGTCAACGTCTGCGGCAACTCGGTCAGCATCATCGGTGCGCTGAACCCGGCCGTCGGCAACGTCTGCGTGAACAAGGGCGCCGAGAAGAAGCACAAGGGCTACGGCCACTGAGCTTCCCGTCCGGCCGTCCAGGCCGAGCCGCCCCTTCGGCACGAAGCCCCCGGCAGCGCGTCCAGCGCCCGGGGGCTTCGCCGTGTTCACGGGCGGCCCGCCACCGGCGACCCGCCGCGACCCTCACTCGTAGCGGTAGATCCTGCTGTGGCTCTCCATGTCCGCGGGCGTGATGTCCCACGGCGGCATCTTCTCGTGGGCGGACAGCACGTTCCCGGCCTGGAGATCGGCGGGGCCGAGCCGACGGGCGGGCCGGTACGCGGACTTGGGGTGCGCCTGTTGCCAGCGCGACCAGAGCAGGTCGATGAAGCTGTGGTGCAGCCAGAAG
This is a stretch of genomic DNA from Streptomyces sp. NA04227. It encodes these proteins:
- a CDS encoding chaplin, coding for MSRFAKAAAVALGTGAVVVSGAGLAVADAGAAASAKNSPGVISGNVVQVPINIPVNVCGNSVSIIGALNPAVGNVCVNKGAEKKHKGYGH